In a genomic window of candidate division WOR-3 bacterium:
- a CDS encoding PstS family phosphate ABC transporter substrate-binding protein codes for MKKLFTVATLISTMLFGAEIIVKGSDTMLNLTQRLAEAFSAVRPDVTVSITGGGSGVGINAIINREVDIANASRKIKSKEISSARSNGVNPVEIVIALDGLSVIVNGKNPVSQLTVEQIGAIYRGEITNWNQLGGPNKKIVLYGRQPNSGTFVFFREEVVKGEYSPAMRQMNGNAQIVEGVKADEGGIGYVGLGYIKGIEGIKPVAVARKAGEAYVAPTDEAKVRSGAYPLTRPLYQYTNGRPKGIVRDFILFELGPQGQKIVEEEGFVPVTQNYSERNNQILQQ; via the coding sequence ATGAAGAAGTTGTTTACCGTGGCAACTCTAATCAGCACCATGCTCTTTGGTGCTGAGATCATTGTCAAGGGTTCGGATACGATGCTGAATCTGACTCAGCGTCTTGCCGAGGCTTTTTCCGCAGTCCGCCCCGATGTGACCGTCTCCATTACCGGTGGTGGTTCGGGTGTCGGTATCAATGCGATCATCAACCGCGAGGTTGATATCGCCAATGCCTCCCGAAAGATCAAGTCCAAGGAAATATCATCGGCGCGCTCCAACGGCGTCAATCCGGTTGAGATTGTGATTGCACTTGACGGATTGTCGGTGATCGTGAACGGCAAGAATCCGGTCAGTCAGCTCACGGTTGAGCAGATTGGAGCCATCTACCGGGGTGAGATCACCAACTGGAATCAACTCGGCGGGCCGAACAAAAAGATCGTGCTTTATGGCCGTCAGCCCAATTCCGGTACCTTTGTTTTCTTCCGCGAAGAGGTGGTAAAAGGAGAATATTCACCGGCGATGCGGCAGATGAATGGTAATGCCCAGATTGTGGAAGGGGTCAAGGCGGATGAGGGCGGTATCGGCTATGTCGGTCTTGGTTACATCAAGGGGATAGAGGGGATCAAGCCGGTGGCAGTGGCAAGAAAGGCGGGCGAGGCATATGTCGCGCCGACTGATGAAGCCAAGGTGCGCAGTGGTGCCTATCCATTGACGCGGCCGCTCTATCAGTACACCAACGGCCGGCCAAAGGGCATCGTCCGGGACTTTATCCTCTTCGAGCTCGGTCCTCAGGGGCAGAAGATTGTGGAGGAAGAGGGTTTTGTGCCGGTAACCCAGAACTACAGCGAGCGCAATAACCAGATTCTGCAGCAATAG
- the pstC gene encoding phosphate ABC transporter permease subunit PstC — translation MKRRRIADKGVRVLFSVNAVLAAAVLLGILIFLLVYGIRAFIPAGAVDPEDPSTQPLTLGGFLFGTSWNPDAYGQPKYGIVPLLLGSLITTVLALLIAIPMGIAGAVFIAERLKGGVRVAVKMAVELFAGFPSVVIGFFGLIVLGPALARFFNVPSGLNVLNASVLLALMSLPTIISVSDDALRVVPHSYREAAYALGASPWTTAIRVILPAARSGIMAAVMLGFGRAVGETMAVLMVAGNAPIIPRSLFDPVRTITTTIAIELGESAFNSIHFFALFALGFILFLIALVTNLIAESMIRREKRSFTL, via the coding sequence ATGAAGCGACGTAGAATCGCCGACAAAGGCGTCCGGGTTCTGTTTTCTGTCAATGCGGTGCTGGCAGCGGCAGTCCTGCTCGGAATCCTGATTTTTCTGCTTGTCTACGGCATTCGGGCATTCATCCCGGCCGGTGCGGTTGACCCCGAGGATCCGAGCACGCAGCCATTGACGCTGGGCGGTTTCCTATTCGGTACCTCCTGGAATCCGGACGCCTATGGTCAGCCTAAGTACGGAATTGTGCCGCTGCTGCTGGGCAGTCTGATCACTACCGTGCTGGCACTGCTGATTGCAATTCCCATGGGTATTGCCGGTGCGGTTTTTATTGCGGAACGGCTAAAGGGCGGTGTGCGGGTGGCAGTGAAAATGGCGGTTGAGCTTTTCGCCGGTTTTCCTTCGGTGGTCATCGGTTTCTTCGGCTTGATCGTTCTCGGACCTGCTCTTGCCCGGTTTTTTAATGTTCCCTCAGGGCTCAATGTGCTCAACGCCTCGGTGCTGCTGGCGCTGATGTCACTGCCGACGATCATTTCGGTTTCGGATGACGCGCTCCGGGTAGTCCCTCATTCCTACCGCGAGGCGGCTTATGCGCTCGGGGCATCACCCTGGACGACTGCTATCCGAGTGATTCTGCCCGCTGCCCGTTCCGGTATCATGGCGGCGGTGATGCTCGGCTTTGGCCGGGCGGTTGGCGAGACCATGGCGGTACTGATGGTAGCAGGGAATGCGCCGATCATTCCCCGTTCACTTTTTGATCCGGTGCGGACTATCACGACTACGATTGCAATTGAACTCGGGGAGTCTGCGTTCAATTCAATTCACTTTTTTGCGTTATTTGCACTAGGTTTCATTCTCTTTCTGATTGCACTGGTTACCAATCTGATTGCTGAGTCAATGATTCGAAGAGAAAAGAGGAGTTTTACGCTATGA
- the pstA gene encoding phosphate ABC transporter permease PstA, producing MNSLPAGRRRRKYFLSNVYFLFLAVPVILFLVFVAYMVFYLFRNGINVISWEFITRPPERGMTAGGIMPCIVGTLYVTLVSLIFSIPIGVFAAIYLAEYAPNNLLTRMIRSAVRSLAGIPSIVYGLFGVALFVRGIQLGLSVLASGLTLGLMNLPWVIATAEEALSSIPGSFREGALAVGATKWEAIRHNVLPFAFPGILTGILLALARTMGETAPILFTGVTYFTRELPRSPLQKFMALPYHLFALATQHDQLMKARPIAFGTAAVLLILVLMFDGVAFLLRMRIATANKWQV from the coding sequence ATGAACTCCTTGCCTGCCGGCAGACGGCGCAGAAAATACTTTCTGAGTAATGTTTACTTTTTATTTCTGGCGGTTCCGGTGATACTTTTCCTCGTCTTCGTTGCCTACATGGTTTTTTATCTTTTCCGCAACGGTATCAATGTCATCTCCTGGGAGTTTATTACCCGTCCGCCGGAACGGGGTATGACTGCCGGCGGTATCATGCCCTGTATTGTCGGTACCCTGTATGTGACCTTGGTCTCACTAATCTTCTCGATTCCGATCGGCGTTTTCGCTGCCATTTATCTGGCAGAATATGCTCCTAACAATCTGCTGACCCGGATGATCCGTTCGGCGGTCCGTTCGCTTGCCGGTATTCCCTCAATTGTCTACGGTCTTTTCGGTGTTGCCCTGTTTGTCCGGGGAATCCAGCTCGGACTGTCGGTTCTGGCTTCGGGTTTGACGCTCGGCCTGATGAACCTGCCCTGGGTTATTGCCACTGCTGAAGAGGCACTCAGTTCCATTCCCGGCTCGTTCCGCGAAGGGGCACTGGCGGTCGGGGCAACGAAATGGGAAGCGATCCGGCACAATGTTCTGCCATTTGCCTTTCCCGGGATCCTAACCGGAATTCTGCTGGCGCTCGCCCGGACAATGGGAGAGACCGCTCCGATCCTTTTTACCGGTGTCACCTATTTTACCCGGGAACTACCCCGTTCACCACTGCAGAAGTTCATGGCTTTGCCCTATCATCTTTTTGCACTTGCAACTCAGCACGATCAGCTGATGAAAGCCCGGCCGATTGCCTTCGGAACCGCTGCAGTGCTGCTGATTCTGGTATTGATGTTTGATGGTGTTGCTTTCTTGCTCCGGATGCGGATTGCAACTGCCAACAAGTGGCAGGTTTGA